One genomic segment of Paenibacillus durus includes these proteins:
- a CDS encoding epoxide hydrolase family protein — protein sequence MTTAPFPLEPTPIHVSDELLADLQIRLKSTRWPLDAGNEDWYYGVNRNYLEGLVDYWINKFDWRKSEHAINAYEHYKVNVDGVSVHFMRKPGIGPSPIPLILSHGWPWTFWHWSKVIDPLADPGAFGGDPAEAFDVIVPSLPGFGFSAPLPNHPDMNFWKIADLWHTLMTDILGYEKYAAAGCDVGALVTGQLGHKYSDELYAIHIGSALKLSFFNGDRAWDFSGGRPIPDNIPEEIRAQILKFDHRFASHLAVHVLDPSTLAYGLSDSPVGMLAWILERWARWSDNNGNVENVFSKDDILTHATIFWVNNAIETSMRVYANNNRYPWTPAHDRWPVIEAPTGITFVGYENPPGITTDNRVQNFLDSDRAPWYNHVNISAHEQGGHFIPWEIPDKWVQDLRRTFRGRR from the coding sequence ATGACAACAGCTCCTTTCCCGCTTGAACCGACTCCGATCCACGTATCGGATGAGTTGCTTGCTGATCTTCAAATTCGTCTGAAGTCCACTAGATGGCCTCTTGATGCCGGTAATGAGGACTGGTATTACGGCGTTAATCGGAACTATCTTGAGGGACTGGTCGACTACTGGATAAACAAGTTTGACTGGCGCAAATCTGAGCATGCGATCAACGCCTACGAACACTATAAAGTCAATGTAGACGGAGTTTCCGTGCATTTTATGCGTAAACCGGGTATCGGCCCGAGTCCTATACCATTGATTCTGTCCCATGGCTGGCCCTGGACATTCTGGCATTGGTCCAAAGTCATTGATCCGCTAGCGGACCCTGGAGCATTCGGAGGCGATCCGGCTGAAGCCTTCGACGTAATCGTGCCCTCACTTCCCGGCTTCGGATTTTCGGCGCCGCTGCCAAACCACCCGGATATGAACTTTTGGAAAATCGCCGATCTCTGGCATACACTCATGACTGATATTCTCGGCTATGAAAAATACGCGGCAGCGGGATGCGATGTAGGCGCTCTTGTGACCGGTCAACTAGGGCACAAATATAGCGATGAGCTCTACGCTATTCATATCGGATCTGCCCTAAAGCTAAGCTTTTTTAACGGTGATCGCGCTTGGGATTTCTCTGGAGGTCGTCCGATTCCTGACAACATCCCTGAGGAAATCCGGGCGCAGATTTTAAAGTTTGATCATCGTTTTGCATCGCATCTCGCCGTGCATGTTCTTGATCCAAGCACACTTGCCTACGGTTTGAGCGACTCGCCGGTAGGAATGCTCGCATGGATTTTGGAACGATGGGCAAGATGGAGTGACAATAACGGCAACGTCGAGAATGTCTTTTCGAAAGACGACATCCTTACACATGCAACAATCTTCTGGGTCAATAACGCCATCGAAACCTCCATGCGCGTCTATGCGAACAACAACCGCTATCCATGGACGCCCGCTCATGATCGCTGGCCTGTCATTGAAGCGCCAACCGGTATTACCTTCGTGGGCTATGAAAATCCACCGGGGATTACGACCGACAATCGCGTTCAAAACTTTCTCGACAGCGATCGCGCTCCTTGGTACAACCACGTCAACATTTCCGCTCACGAGCAGGGAGGACACTTCATCCCTTGGGAAATTCCGGACAAGTGGGTTCAGGATCTGCGCCGAACTTTCCGAGGACGCCGATGA
- the hisS gene encoding histidine--tRNA ligase, whose protein sequence is MAKERFEKPTGTQDLLPGAVERWQFVEEKARDLCRRFNYREIRTPMFEHTELFERGVGETTDIVEGEMYTFKDKGDRDLALRPEGTAGVVRAYVQNKLYGEPDVSKLYYIGPMFRYERPQAGRYRQFHQFGVEAFGAVDPAIDAEVISLGYQFCKDLGLSGVRVEINSVGNIPSRAAYREKLLGFLRPMKDSLCSDCQRRMERNPLRVLDCKVDQEKFVDAPSILDSLDEECTVHFAKVRAHLEAMGVEYAVNTRLVRGLDYYTHTAFEYKAAGIGSIDTVGGGGRYNGLVAEIGGPDQPGIGLGIGLERIHLILENQKVELGSSKPLDVYLVALGEEAEAEVTKQLFILRSLGFSAERDYLGRKMKAQMKSADRMSARYTAILGEEELQRGEIALKSMATGEQRTVKLEELGQSLI, encoded by the coding sequence GTGGCTAAAGAGAGATTTGAGAAGCCGACCGGCACACAGGATTTGCTGCCCGGTGCGGTGGAAAGATGGCAGTTCGTTGAAGAGAAAGCCAGAGATTTATGCCGGCGCTTCAACTATCGTGAAATCCGGACCCCGATGTTCGAACATACGGAGCTGTTCGAAAGAGGCGTCGGCGAGACGACCGATATCGTGGAGGGCGAAATGTACACCTTTAAGGATAAGGGTGACCGGGATCTGGCGCTGCGTCCGGAAGGGACGGCCGGTGTCGTCCGCGCTTACGTACAGAACAAGCTGTACGGAGAGCCGGATGTCAGCAAGCTGTATTATATCGGCCCGATGTTCCGCTACGAGCGTCCGCAGGCGGGGAGATACCGCCAGTTTCACCAGTTCGGCGTGGAAGCATTCGGCGCGGTCGATCCGGCGATCGATGCGGAGGTTATTTCGCTCGGCTACCAATTCTGCAAGGACCTGGGTCTCAGCGGTGTTCGTGTCGAAATTAATTCCGTCGGCAACATTCCCAGCCGGGCAGCCTATCGCGAGAAGCTGCTAGGCTTCCTGCGCCCAATGAAGGACAGCCTGTGCAGCGACTGCCAGCGGCGTATGGAGCGGAATCCGCTGCGTGTGCTGGACTGTAAGGTTGATCAGGAGAAATTCGTAGATGCCCCGTCCATTTTGGATAGTCTTGATGAAGAGTGTACGGTACACTTCGCCAAGGTAAGGGCGCATCTGGAAGCTATGGGCGTCGAGTATGCCGTCAATACGCGCCTTGTACGCGGGCTCGATTATTATACGCATACGGCGTTCGAGTACAAGGCGGCCGGCATCGGCTCCATCGACACGGTCGGCGGCGGCGGGCGCTATAACGGCCTGGTTGCCGAAATTGGCGGACCGGACCAGCCGGGCATCGGCCTTGGCATTGGCCTTGAGCGTATTCACCTCATTCTGGAGAATCAGAAGGTGGAGCTTGGATCGTCCAAGCCGCTGGACGTATACCTCGTAGCGCTCGGTGAAGAGGCGGAAGCCGAGGTTACCAAGCAGCTGTTCATTCTGCGCAGCTTGGGCTTCTCTGCGGAGCGCGATTATCTGGGACGCAAAATGAAGGCCCAGATGAAATCCGCCGACCGCATGTCGGCGCGTTACACCGCGATTCTCGGCGAAGAGGAGCTGCAGCGCGGCGAGATTGCTCTGAAGTCGATGGCGACCGGAGAGCAGCGCACCGTTAAGCTGGAAGAGCTGGGACAATCTCTTATATAG
- the aspS gene encoding aspartate--tRNA ligase, which yields MQRSHNCGQLTTEQIGEKVTLNGWVQTRRDLGGVLFIDLRDRSGVVQIVFNPDYSGEALQIADKTRSEYVIAVTGQVVKRDPETVNPNLPTGEIEVRITEIEVLNAAKTPPFFIEDGVEVDESLRLKYRYLDLRRPEMQKTLLLRSKAAKIFRDFLDGEGFIDVETPILTKSSPEGARDYLVPSRVHEGEFFALPQSPQIYKQLLMVGGVERYYQIARCFRDEDLRADRQPEFTQVDIETSFLAQDDLLAMMERLMQRLFKETVGVDLALPFQRLTYAEAMGKYGSDKPDLRFGLELIEMNDIVAGSGVKVFASVIEKGGEVKCLNAKGCGTWTRKEIDDLGPYAARYGAKGLAWIQVKEGEFRGPIVKFFTEEEIAAVKERTGAEEGDLLLFSADNKKVVADVLGALRLRIGRQLGLIDDSVYKFAWVTDFPLLGYDEEQKRYVAEHHPFTRPREEDVALFDTDPGAIRAQAYDIVLNGYEVGGGSMRIYKRDVQEKMFDALSLSKEEVQDKFGYLLDAFEYGTPPHGGIAFGFDRLVMLLAGRNNLRETIAFPKTASATDLLMDAPSPVKDSQLDELHIRVAIKEKAKK from the coding sequence ATGCAAAGAAGCCATAATTGCGGCCAGTTAACAACAGAACAAATCGGAGAGAAGGTTACGCTTAACGGCTGGGTGCAGACCCGCCGCGACCTTGGAGGCGTACTGTTCATCGACCTTCGCGACCGCAGCGGAGTTGTGCAGATCGTCTTCAATCCCGATTATTCCGGCGAAGCGCTGCAAATTGCCGACAAGACTCGAAGCGAGTATGTTATCGCCGTTACCGGTCAAGTAGTCAAGCGCGATCCGGAAACCGTAAACCCTAACCTTCCAACAGGCGAAATTGAAGTGCGCATTACCGAAATCGAAGTGCTGAATGCCGCCAAGACCCCTCCGTTCTTCATTGAAGACGGCGTGGAGGTAGATGAGTCGCTGCGCCTGAAGTACCGCTATCTTGATCTGCGCCGTCCGGAAATGCAGAAGACGCTGCTGCTCCGCTCGAAAGCGGCCAAGATTTTCCGCGATTTCCTTGACGGAGAAGGCTTCATCGACGTAGAAACGCCGATTCTGACCAAGAGCTCGCCGGAAGGCGCACGCGACTATCTCGTGCCCAGCCGGGTGCATGAAGGTGAATTCTTCGCCCTGCCGCAGTCGCCGCAGATTTACAAGCAGCTCCTGATGGTTGGCGGCGTGGAGCGCTACTACCAAATCGCCCGTTGTTTCCGCGACGAGGACCTGCGCGCCGACCGGCAGCCGGAGTTTACGCAGGTGGACATCGAGACCTCGTTCCTGGCCCAGGACGACCTGCTGGCCATGATGGAGCGCCTGATGCAGCGCCTGTTCAAAGAGACGGTCGGCGTAGATCTCGCCCTGCCGTTCCAGCGTCTGACTTACGCCGAGGCCATGGGCAAATACGGTTCCGACAAGCCGGATCTGCGCTTCGGTCTGGAACTGATTGAAATGAACGATATCGTCGCAGGCAGCGGCGTTAAGGTATTCGCCTCCGTTATCGAAAAGGGCGGAGAAGTGAAATGCTTGAATGCCAAGGGATGCGGTACTTGGACCCGTAAGGAAATCGACGATCTCGGCCCTTATGCGGCCCGCTACGGTGCGAAAGGCCTCGCCTGGATTCAAGTGAAGGAAGGCGAATTCCGCGGTCCGATCGTGAAGTTCTTTACCGAAGAAGAGATTGCAGCCGTTAAAGAACGCACCGGAGCCGAGGAAGGCGACCTGCTGCTCTTCTCTGCTGATAACAAGAAGGTCGTTGCCGACGTCCTGGGCGCACTCCGTCTCAGAATTGGACGCCAGCTCGGGCTGATCGATGACAGTGTGTATAAGTTCGCCTGGGTGACCGACTTCCCGCTGCTTGGCTATGACGAGGAACAGAAGCGTTATGTGGCAGAGCATCATCCGTTCACCCGTCCGCGCGAAGAAGACGTGGCCCTGTTCGATACCGATCCCGGCGCGATCCGCGCACAGGCTTATGATATCGTGCTGAACGGCTACGAAGTCGGCGGCGGCTCGATGCGGATTTATAAGCGTGATGTGCAGGAGAAGATGTTCGACGCGCTCTCACTTTCCAAAGAAGAAGTGCAGGACAAATTCGGCTATCTGCTCGACGCGTTCGAGTATGGCACGCCTCCTCACGGCGGCATCGCCTTCGGCTTCGACCGGCTTGTTATGCTGCTGGCCGGACGCAACAACCTGCGCGAAACGATCGCCTTCCCGAAAACGGCCAGTGCGACCGATCTGCTGATGGACGCTCCGTCCCCGGTTAAAGACTCGCAGCTGGACGAGCTGCATATCAGAGTGGCTATCAAGGAAAAAGCCAAGAAATAG
- a CDS encoding MarR family winged helix-turn-helix transcriptional regulator encodes MVIEDLTRILIRLPSIEKLSFTTLSVLHTLSRKSPMRLTELTATEQVTQSAITQLVTRLERDGLVERRPDPNDGRVVQVHITVLGANVIDSRRLDRMAQLSKFIEGLTLEEKRTISSAIPALRRLVELGNDS; translated from the coding sequence ATGGTGATCGAAGACTTGACGAGGATACTCATTCGGTTGCCATCAATTGAAAAACTAAGCTTTACTACGCTATCTGTCCTGCACACATTGTCTCGCAAGAGCCCCATGCGGCTGACTGAGTTGACAGCCACTGAGCAGGTTACGCAGTCGGCAATCACACAGTTGGTGACCCGGCTTGAACGGGACGGACTCGTCGAGCGCCGGCCAGATCCGAATGATGGCCGAGTGGTTCAAGTGCATATTACCGTACTTGGCGCAAATGTTATTGATTCGCGTCGTTTGGATCGCATGGCGCAGCTCTCGAAATTCATTGAAGGGCTCACTCTGGAGGAAAAACGGACAATTTCATCCGCAATACCCGCATTGAGGCGTCTGGTCGAACTGGGAAACGATTCGTAG
- a CDS encoding tRNA threonylcarbamoyladenosine dehydratase, which translates to MLHQFSRTELAIGPEGLEVMKNSTVAVLGIGGVGSIAVEALARTGVGRIILIDKDAVDITNINRQIHALTTTVGQKKADLMVERVKLINPECEAIALNMFYTEETYEELFKYKPDYVLDASDTIHYKIHLIKECLARKIPMISSMGAANKMDPTKFQVADISKTTMDPIARVIRQRLRKDGIKKGVKVVFSTEEPMKPRQDVTDKIVPENAPEIRKAKQPPASNAFVPPVAGLIMVSVAVRELLEAGGVKI; encoded by the coding sequence ATGCTGCATCAGTTCTCGCGTACCGAACTTGCTATCGGACCCGAGGGTCTGGAAGTTATGAAAAACAGCACGGTAGCCGTGCTCGGCATCGGCGGCGTCGGCTCCATCGCGGTGGAGGCTCTGGCCCGCACGGGCGTCGGGCGCATCATTCTGATTGATAAGGACGCTGTCGATATCACCAACATCAACCGCCAGATTCATGCGCTCACCACGACGGTTGGGCAGAAAAAGGCGGATCTGATGGTGGAGCGGGTCAAGCTGATCAATCCGGAATGCGAAGCGATAGCGCTCAACATGTTTTATACCGAAGAAACATACGAGGAACTGTTCAAATATAAGCCGGACTACGTTCTCGATGCATCGGACACGATTCATTATAAAATTCATCTGATCAAGGAATGTCTCGCCCGCAAAATCCCGATGATTTCGAGCATGGGCGCGGCCAATAAGATGGACCCGACCAAATTCCAGGTCGCCGACATCTCCAAGACAACGATGGACCCGATTGCCCGTGTCATTCGTCAGAGACTGCGCAAGGACGGCATTAAGAAAGGCGTTAAGGTCGTGTTCTCAACCGAGGAGCCGATGAAGCCCCGTCAGGATGTGACGGATAAGATTGTCCCCGAGAACGCGCCCGAGATCCGGAAAGCGAAGCAGCCGCCGGCGAGCAACGCGTTCGTGCCGCCGGTGGCGGGGCTGATCATGGTCAGCGTCGCCGTTCGCGAGCTGCTGGAGGCCGGTGGGGTCAAAATTTAA
- a CDS encoding HelD family protein has product MEDNFQSAYQEEQERLNTALAEIDRQLETLKNTPVYTGNDYTEQILEDSREQRRGNLAKLRQEPYFGRLDFEESSDGERKALYIGKIGVDREQVSDRPLVIDWRAPVASLFYSFTGGTESASYESPEGVIEGLVYLKRNVVIRKRILERVADTYDRESDGPAVSDEFLVYRLGETKDNRLRDIVSTIQEEQDRIIRAAKNTALIIQGVAGSGKTTVALHRLAFLLYQYKEQVSAERMIIFAPNRMFLDYISDVLPELGVGNIQQSTFADWAGDLLGLELTQGDAMETLNRWFEAPGGMPEITDETPGRFKGATKLMAIIEDAVRRLESGSVPEGDFSPWEGAVLPRRTILRWHNEEYAPYPPAKRKERVMARIHRWIEMELKKSPSAAALKDRKKKGAQREKAYGAKWPKYDPLTIYKQIFRAVKTPADWPAEAPEAIPAAVLKETRAQLKKGVVLEEDLPPLLYIHYLLNGDEGVQKFDHIVIDEAQDFSPFQIAVLDLYVRGHSFTILGDLSQGIHAYKGVHDWKEMQSLFAPEHTSYHALTRSYRSTMEIIDFANGILSAGVHSELLAVPVFRSGSPVRLIQYGEEREADIQTALADLSGRDYRTVAVLTRTLADAAHLYEVLSEHFDDIHLIDGGITEYQGGLSVLPLYLSKGLEFDAVIVADADLDSYGETAWDAKLLYVGSTRALHELWLMHNGRLPGYLRQAAEAVETAPGWPDVPA; this is encoded by the coding sequence TTGGAGGACAACTTTCAAAGTGCCTATCAAGAGGAACAAGAGAGGCTGAACACGGCGCTCGCGGAGATTGACCGGCAGCTGGAAACGCTAAAGAACACACCGGTGTACACAGGCAATGATTACACAGAGCAGATTCTGGAGGATTCGAGGGAACAAAGACGCGGAAATCTGGCCAAACTGCGGCAGGAGCCCTATTTCGGACGGCTGGACTTTGAGGAAAGCAGCGATGGGGAGCGCAAGGCGCTATATATCGGCAAAATCGGCGTAGACCGCGAGCAGGTCAGCGACCGTCCGCTTGTCATTGATTGGCGAGCGCCGGTGGCGAGCCTGTTCTATTCGTTTACCGGGGGCACGGAGTCTGCTTCCTACGAATCACCGGAAGGCGTTATTGAAGGGCTTGTCTATCTCAAGCGCAACGTCGTGATCCGAAAACGGATTCTGGAACGGGTGGCGGACACTTATGATCGCGAGAGCGACGGCCCGGCGGTATCGGATGAATTTCTGGTCTACCGCTTGGGAGAGACCAAGGATAACCGGCTGAGGGACATCGTATCGACCATCCAGGAGGAGCAGGACCGCATTATCCGGGCGGCAAAAAACACGGCGCTCATCATCCAGGGCGTGGCAGGCAGCGGTAAGACGACAGTCGCGCTGCACCGGCTCGCTTTTTTGCTGTACCAATACAAAGAGCAGGTGTCGGCGGAGCGGATGATTATTTTTGCCCCGAACCGGATGTTTCTGGACTATATATCCGATGTATTGCCAGAGCTTGGAGTCGGTAACATTCAGCAGAGCACTTTTGCCGATTGGGCGGGAGACTTGCTCGGTTTGGAGCTTACGCAGGGTGACGCCATGGAGACGCTGAACCGCTGGTTCGAGGCGCCGGGCGGCATGCCGGAAATCACGGATGAGACTCCGGGACGCTTCAAGGGCGCGACGAAGCTGATGGCTATTATCGAAGACGCGGTGCGGCGGCTGGAATCGGGCTCGGTTCCCGAGGGAGATTTCTCCCCGTGGGAGGGAGCCGTTCTGCCGCGCAGAACGATTCTCCGGTGGCATAATGAAGAATACGCTCCGTATCCGCCCGCCAAGCGAAAGGAACGGGTAATGGCCCGGATTCACCGCTGGATTGAGATGGAGTTGAAAAAAAGCCCTTCCGCTGCAGCGCTCAAAGACCGGAAGAAAAAAGGAGCGCAGCGTGAGAAGGCATACGGGGCGAAATGGCCCAAATACGATCCGCTGACGATTTACAAGCAAATCTTCCGCGCCGTGAAGACGCCTGCGGATTGGCCGGCTGAAGCGCCCGAAGCCATTCCGGCGGCTGTGCTGAAGGAGACGCGCGCTCAGCTTAAGAAGGGTGTAGTGCTGGAGGAGGATTTGCCGCCGCTGCTCTACATTCATTATCTGCTGAACGGGGACGAGGGCGTGCAGAAATTCGATCATATCGTCATTGACGAGGCGCAGGATTTCTCGCCGTTCCAGATTGCAGTGCTTGATCTGTATGTGCGCGGCCACTCTTTTACCATACTGGGTGATTTGTCGCAGGGAATTCATGCCTATAAAGGGGTACATGACTGGAAAGAAATGCAGTCTCTGTTCGCGCCGGAGCACACGTCCTACCATGCGCTGACGCGCAGCTACCGGTCCACTATGGAAATTATTGATTTCGCTAATGGAATTCTGTCGGCAGGTGTACATAGCGAACTGCTTGCCGTTCCGGTATTCCGCAGCGGCAGCCCTGTCCGGCTGATTCAGTACGGCGAGGAGCGGGAGGCCGACATCCAGACTGCGCTCGCGGATCTGTCGGGGAGGGATTACCGGACGGTAGCGGTCTTGACCCGGACATTGGCGGATGCGGCGCATCTGTATGAGGTCCTGTCGGAGCATTTTGACGATATCCATCTGATCGACGGAGGGATCACGGAATACCAAGGCGGGCTCTCAGTGCTGCCGCTTTATTTGTCCAAGGGACTGGAGTTCGACGCCGTTATCGTTGCGGATGCCGACCTGGACTCCTACGGGGAGACGGCCTGGGACGCGAAGCTGCTGTATGTGGGCTCTACCCGGGCGCTGCATGAGCTGTGGCTTATGCATAACGGCAGGCTGCCAGGCTACTTGCGCCAAGCGGCGGAGGCTGTGGAGACGGCTCCCGGATGGCCGGATGTCCCGGCTTAA
- a CDS encoding RelA/SpoT family protein, with protein sequence MGIERLLEKAGAYIKEKDLPRIQEAYEFADQAHQGQVRKSGEPYILHPLAVADIVVSMQMDVISIIAALLHDVVEDTTVSLEQIREKFGDTCAMLVDGLTKLERIRFRSKEEQQNENYRKMFIAMAQDIRVIVIKLADRLHNMRTLKYQSEESQRRISYETLEIFCPIADRLGISAIKWEMEDIALRYLNPQQYYRIANLMHKKRAEREQFIDSVISRIRVKLDEMGIGGDLSGRPKHIYSVYNKMTTKNKQFNEIYDLLAIRIIVDNIKDCYATLGIIHTLWKPMPGRFKDYIAMPKANMYQSLHTTVVGPSGEPTEVQIRTFEMHRTAEYGIAAHWAYKEGSGTSVNPENRMPFFREILELQHEAKDASEFVESLKMDFFSDLVFVFTPKGEVIELPAGSVPLDFAFRIHTEVGNRTIGAKVNGRIVPLDHKVKTGDIVEILTSKHSYGPSRDWLKIAQSSHARSKIKQWFKKEKREENVEKGREAIERELKRIGTEPSDWMSDDKLLEAAKKFAFNDIEDMLSAVGFGGITAAQIATRLTEKLRKEQEEAAAAHLELTTEKKEIKVAEKRNQPTNGVRVKGIDNLLVRFARCCNPVPGDDIVGYVTRGRGVSVHRADCPNIKAEESEEAARVIEVEWEGSMEANYSVDIEITGHDRNGLLNEVLQAVSESKTNISAVTGRSDKNKMAMIHMTILIRNTDHLYSVVEKVKRVKDVYTVHRIMQ encoded by the coding sequence ATGGGCATTGAGCGATTACTTGAAAAGGCCGGAGCTTATATAAAAGAAAAGGATCTTCCACGCATACAAGAGGCTTATGAATTTGCCGATCAGGCCCATCAAGGCCAGGTGCGCAAATCAGGGGAGCCGTATATCCTGCATCCGCTTGCGGTGGCCGATATCGTCGTGAGCATGCAGATGGATGTCATCTCCATAATTGCGGCTCTGTTGCATGATGTTGTGGAGGATACGACGGTGTCGCTCGAACAGATCCGTGAGAAATTCGGCGATACCTGCGCCATGCTCGTGGACGGCCTGACCAAGCTGGAGCGCATTCGTTTCCGGTCAAAGGAAGAACAGCAGAACGAGAATTACCGCAAAATGTTCATCGCCATGGCACAGGATATCCGCGTCATTGTCATCAAACTGGCGGATCGGCTGCATAATATGCGGACGCTGAAGTATCAATCGGAAGAAAGCCAGCGCCGCATCTCTTATGAAACGCTGGAGATTTTTTGTCCCATCGCGGACCGCCTCGGTATTTCGGCCATTAAATGGGAGATGGAGGATATTGCCCTCCGCTACCTGAATCCCCAGCAGTACTACCGGATTGCCAATCTGATGCATAAAAAGCGCGCCGAGCGCGAGCAATTTATCGACAGCGTCATCAGCCGTATCCGCGTCAAGCTGGATGAAATGGGCATCGGAGGCGATCTCTCGGGACGGCCCAAGCATATTTACAGCGTGTACAACAAAATGACGACAAAGAACAAGCAGTTCAACGAAATTTACGATCTGCTGGCGATACGCATTATCGTTGACAACATCAAGGATTGTTATGCCACGCTCGGTATTATCCATACTCTATGGAAGCCAATGCCAGGCCGTTTCAAGGATTATATCGCCATGCCAAAAGCCAACATGTATCAGTCGCTGCATACGACAGTTGTTGGTCCTAGCGGCGAGCCGACGGAAGTGCAGATCCGAACGTTCGAAATGCACCGGACAGCTGAATACGGGATAGCAGCACACTGGGCATACAAGGAAGGAAGCGGCACGTCCGTCAATCCTGAGAACCGGATGCCTTTTTTTCGCGAAATTTTGGAGCTGCAGCATGAAGCCAAGGATGCTTCGGAATTTGTTGAATCGCTGAAAATGGACTTTTTCTCCGATCTAGTCTTCGTCTTTACGCCCAAAGGGGAAGTCATTGAACTGCCTGCAGGTTCCGTGCCGCTGGATTTTGCCTTCCGGATTCATACGGAGGTCGGCAACCGCACGATTGGAGCCAAGGTGAACGGACGGATTGTACCGCTTGACCATAAGGTGAAGACCGGCGATATCGTGGAAATCCTAACCTCGAAGCATTCCTACGGGCCGAGCCGGGACTGGCTGAAGATCGCTCAGTCTTCGCATGCGCGAAGCAAGATCAAGCAATGGTTCAAAAAGGAGAAGCGCGAGGAAAACGTAGAAAAAGGGCGCGAAGCAATCGAACGCGAGCTGAAACGGATCGGAACCGAGCCTTCGGATTGGATGTCGGACGACAAGCTGCTGGAAGCGGCGAAAAAGTTCGCTTTTAACGACATCGAAGATATGCTCTCCGCAGTGGGCTTCGGCGGTATTACAGCGGCGCAGATTGCTACTCGCCTAACGGAGAAGCTGCGCAAGGAGCAGGAAGAAGCGGCAGCCGCGCATCTGGAGCTGACGACCGAGAAGAAGGAAATCAAGGTTGCCGAGAAGCGCAACCAGCCGACGAACGGTGTACGCGTCAAGGGAATTGACAATCTGCTGGTCCGCTTCGCCAGATGCTGCAATCCTGTGCCGGGAGACGATATTGTCGGCTACGTCACGCGCGGCCGCGGCGTATCCGTGCACCGGGCGGACTGTCCGAACATCAAGGCGGAGGAGAGCGAGGAAGCGGCGCGCGTCATCGAGGTCGAGTGGGAGGGGAGCATGGAAGCGAATTACAGCGTCGATATCGAGATTACCGGGCACGACCGGAACGGCCTGCTCAATGAAGTGCTGCAGGCGGTGTCCGAGAGCAAGACAAATATTTCAGCCGTTACCGGCCGTTCCGACAAGAACAAGATGGCCATGATTCATATGACGATTCTGATCCGCAATACGGATCATTTATATTCGGTAGTGGAAAAGGTGAAGCGGGTAAAGGATGTCTACACGGTTCACCGGATAATGCAGTAA
- the dtd gene encoding D-aminoacyl-tRNA deacylase, translating to MKVVVQRCKEARVEVDGKTAGEIGEGLMLLVGVTHEDTENDAKYLAGKIAGLRIFEDEAGKMNHSVSETGGAILSVSQFTLYGDCRKGRRPNFMAAAAPAEAERLYDYFNRELEALGLKVETGVFGAMMDVSLINWGPVTLILDSKG from the coding sequence ATGAAAGTAGTTGTGCAGCGCTGCAAGGAAGCGCGGGTCGAGGTTGACGGAAAGACCGCAGGGGAGATCGGCGAGGGCCTGATGCTCCTGGTCGGAGTGACCCATGAGGACACGGAGAATGACGCCAAGTACCTTGCGGGCAAGATCGCAGGGCTGCGGATCTTCGAGGATGAAGCGGGAAAAATGAATCATAGCGTCAGTGAGACGGGCGGAGCAATTCTATCGGTGTCGCAGTTTACATTGTACGGCGACTGCCGCAAAGGGCGGAGGCCGAACTTTATGGCTGCGGCTGCTCCTGCGGAAGCGGAGCGGCTCTATGACTATTTTAACCGGGAGCTTGAGGCGCTCGGATTGAAGGTCGAAACAGGCGTTTTTGGCGCGATGATGGATGTATCCCTGATCAATTGGGGACCGGTTACGCTGATTCTGGACAGCAAGGGATAG